The window AGCAGCCTCGACTCGGATCTCTTTCAAGGTACAGGACCTCTATGTCAGCCTCTTTATCCCATCCTTCATTTTGTTTCCGTAATTACCAGGATGAAGTCTTCAAAGAGAGTCAAGGACTCTCCTAGATTACTTACTGGGAGTGCACTGGTTGAATTTTGATGATCACATTTAGCATTCATATTCTCGAATCACAATGGCGATGCATGTTGACCAAACTTTTGCTACtcttatcatcatcataataATAGGAGACGTTAAGTTGGTATTTAGGGCTAATAACAAGACGACACCAACTTGGCACTTTCAATGTACCCGTAGATTGGCAGGTTTATGCACATCGAAATGTTGTTCTTGCTCTGATGCATTGTTCTTTCACATGATGTTTTTCAGGAGTTCTATAGTTCTTCCTATGTATTGGCGCTAACGACTGGTGCGGCTGTGCTCCTTCTGAACTCATTTTCGTATTAAGAAAACGGTCCGGAGGTCACTCAAGTCCTAGGACACATTTGAAGCCAACCCAGAAACCAGAGGATTCAAGTTCTCAATTTGTATGTCCTCGTGTAACTATCTGATTCATTTAAGTAACATCCAATTCTTTCAAATGTTCATCCCCATTGTACAGACTAGAGATCTGAACACAATGGTGAATTAACGACTTTCTTGCTTCTGCAAATATGGTTTTCTTTATCTGTCGTCGTTACACATATTTGACATTCATTTGTAATTGAAAAAGTTCAAGCGGGGGTATTCATCAATAAATGCAAAGCTCATACTTGAGTACATGGTGGAAGTTCACATCATCGAGTTTCCCTTCTCATTCAAATTACATCTGGTGTAATGTAAATAAGTTACATTTGGTAAAAAATCAGTGGCATTTTCTGCTTGCGAAAGCTTTTAAAAGGAGGTTAATAACAAATTCGAGGCAGTCCATCTCAGAAGTGCTGAAATATGGCCTTCGACTAGACAGTCCAGATTTAACTGGCGGTGCCCATGTTCAATGCCAAGCGCTGCTTCTGAGCTTCGTTGGGCAACTTCACATCAGTGGCCAAACCAAGAACTTGAAGGAGCCTCACCACATACCATGTCATGTCAAGCTGCCACCACTCTAGCCCATGCCTTGCCGAGTACTCGAATGCATGGTGATTGTTGTGCCAACCCTCACCAAATGCAAGAACTGCCACCCACCTATACGAAACAAAAAAACGTACATCTGTGAATAAATAGATTTTCAAGAAGAATGGATATGTGAGAAATTGGGGACAAAAATGACTATACCAATTGTTCCTTGATAAGTCCCCAGTGTTCCATGCTTGCTTTCCCCAAACATGGCAAGCTGAATTCACAAGCCATGTGATGTGATAAACCCACACGATCCTCACACCCTACACGGCAAAGAAGCTCATATTAGGGACAAAAAAGTTAATGAGCAATCTCAAAAAGCAACaagaatttggaaaagaaatctgAAGTTGTTGAACCGACCATTCAGAAAGCACGCTCATGGTCCAACAGAcgccaaaatctaaaataaagAAACGAGTGCTTTGTTTGAACAAGAAGAATCCAATAAGTCCATAGATCCTGCTTAAAACGGCAATTTCTTAATCCTAAAACACCCTAAAGAACAGAAACAAGTGCTTTGTTTGAATAAGAAGAGTCCAAAAAGTCTACAGATCCAGATCATGGAGATCGGTCTGCGATGCCTGAGCTGGCCGGTCAATTTGAGTGGCCAAAGAAAAACCAGGCCCACAAGACTGAGCTGATGCCTTGGACATCAGATGGAGAGGATCCTAAGAGAAGATGACAAAAATCTGGGCAAATCTAGTGGTGTTAGTGACTGGGTTCGGATGTAGAAGATGAGATCGGAGTAATCATCTTTCACTTACCATTCCCCACACAAGGAAGGGAACTCCTCCCAATGCGTAGAGCAGAACGGCAAGCGCAATTGGGTGTGCAATGTAGGTGCTCTGCAGGAACCTGTAAAATGGCTGCTTCTGCAAATCCCCCACGTTGTTTGGTCCTCCACACTGTCAACAAATGTCATTCACGTATGCATCATTCCCCTTATGATGCgtgagttagagagagagagagagagagagagagagttttttcACGTTTGATACCCTTTGAACAATAGAGTCGGTATCAAAGAGCCAACTCGTGTGGCTGAACCAAAAGCCTTCGAGGGGACTATGAGGGTCTCTCTCCGAATCACAGTACTGGTGATGGTACCTGTGTGTGCTCACCCAATCGATTGGATTCCCCTGCAAAATCCCATTGAGAAAAACAAGTAGTCAACCCACAAAGAAAAGCCcctaaaaaatcaaactttctcCCCCTTCTTCTCTGTTTCCATATCTAACCTGAAGAGCCAAAGTACCACAGTATGCAAACAAGTACTCCAGCCACTTGCTCAGCTTGAAGCTCCTGTGGGAGAGGTTCCTGTGAAACGACAGCGTAATGCCGAACAGACCAGTGACCACGTACAAGGAAACGGCGACCCAGAGGGCGCTCCAAGAGAAGTAAAACGGCGCTAACAAGCTGAGCAGATGCATTGCCAAAACGACGCCTGCAGTCCCGATGTCCAGGGAACTCCACTTCCTCCCCGAAAAGACTCGCCTTTTCCTCTTCACCACCACGTCCGACAGCAGAATCCTCCCCCCGCTCGTGGCCTCCGGCTCGGAGGCGCCGACGAACCCGGCGGCAGCATTGAGGCGGGACGTTCTGTTTTTGCCGGGGAGACTGTTCGGGACTGCGAACTTGCGAAGCGCATTGTGTTGGATTGGCGGGTGGAGATTGAGATTGAGCTTTTGACGATTGCTAAATGAAGTCGGGTGGGTTGAGGAGCGAATTGGGAGGCGGCGAGGAGCGAGAAGGAAGGGTTTGGGGTTGGCTTGAAGCAGACCCATGATGTGTCAAAGTGGAAAGGTGGTTGGTCAGGGTGATTAATGGGGTGGAAGTGGAACAAGAGAGGACATAATTGACACTATTCGTGGTGCAAACGCGGTCAAGGAGGACATGAATGAAGCACCATAATTCATAGTGGAGCGAcaatggagagagggagagagagagaaggtggtgGCAGGGAAGGAGGGGAAGGAAGGGAATTGGAACCAGATATTTGCAATCTGCGATGGATTGCGAGGGGGTACTctgttttgtcattttcctcTGTTTCGCTATCGCCAAGACGTCTCTCTGTATCATGTgttaagtctctctctctctctctctctaaaggaGCGATGAATTCAAGGCACTTGAGGGGTGAATCATCgccgaccaattttttttttttttttttttttttttttttttttttaacttcgtCTAACTTTACGTCTCTGAGCATATTCCAATATGCTTTCTGTCACCATCCCTTTCCTCCAGCAAACCAGAGTTTTGCTGAAAGGTTACACGCATTCATATAAACACCGTTGACTTTTGATTTAACTGTCACTGTATGTTTGCCGGAAGCAAGAAGCGTGTGATTGGCATGATCAAGACACTTCGGCTCACGCATGGCGCAAGAAACATGATACACGCGATCCGACATTCAAGTATCGACGAACCACAGCGAGAATCGGTCGATGGTGTTCGGATCAGTCGTACCACCTAAATTCAGATACATGTCGCTATCATGAACGAAACCCAGAAATTTCTCGTTTCTTTTCCCTGGACATGTCGTGAAACACATGCAGGATGGCGACCCTCCAGAAGGGTTGGACCGGCCATCTTTGAAAGTCGCAGTCCTAGAAGGTCAAAATGCAAAAGACACGAAATATAGAGATTCCTGTGAAGCTAACAAGGCTTTCCAATGCTCAACATCAAGCTTCCAATCAGTTGGAAAAACCTAAATTTTTACCATTCAAGCCGTGTGCCAGAAAAATCTTCACTAGCATTACCCAAAAGACCCGCAAATGTCGGACTCGGGCCGAGCGCTATGCAGACAGCAGTGCAGCCCTGAGGACTCTGATCATGTCCGTGAGGGACACGAGCCCGGCCAGCGAACCCTGGTGATCCACCACCCACACTCTATGCACATGTTTGTTCACGGCCTTGTCCATCACCTCGGCGAGCGTGGTGTCGTCCCTGCAAGTCACGAGCTCCCGCGGAGGAACCCCCTCGCTAGAAGCTGAGTATAAAGGGCTCGGCGATATCGACTCCGTGAACTCGAGCGCAGTCGCAGATAGCCATGGTCGTTGCTCAGAAACGTGGCACCTCCTCAAGTCGGTCGCCGAGAACGTGCCTATGAGCTTCCTGCCTCTTCCCTGTGTGTATCACAGTCCAAAGATAGGACCAGAGTAAGGtccgtttggttcaattttggaGAAAggctttgcatttttccaaatatCAAGTATCAATTTTCTCCAAGTatcctttacaaaaaaaaaaaaaatctccaagtATCAAGTATCTTTAACTGAATACATTTAGTGAAGGCAAGAGTGTTTGGACACTcaaaaatgtatatattttgtaaatattttgtaaGGCAACTTTAgattgaaaaggacaaaaaaaaaaaaaaaagaatggagcAAATGAGCCTAACTGAAAATACTCTTAAATGCTtaaccaaacggggcctaaatGAAAATACTATGAAATGCCATATGCTAACATTGTCATAAGCTATGCTACTGGCAGTAAAAATGTAATGGGTGATAAATTTGACTCAAGAATCTATGCCTACAAAAGGTGATGCATTGTCAAGTCCCATGATTCGCCAAAAACTCTATCGATCGAGGCGTTTTCAATCTCCAAAATCTCAAGAGAACCCGttatgaaaatgagaaaaagatggGCCTGGACTTGCAAAGTCATCGAAAATGTGATGCTGGAGAAAGCTGACGAATAGGGAATGAGCAGGGAAAGAAGGCCATACAATTACAAGTTGGCTGTGATCTTCCTCTTCAAGAGCACCCGACTCCACTATCGGGACAGCATTGAGCAGAGCAGCCCTCATGCACTTGATGGCTTCAATGACTCGTGTCCTATCGGTTATCGCGTAGACATTCCTATTTATCGCTCCCAGCTCCTCAACGGAGCGCGACAGGATGGCTGCTGTCCCGGAATTGTGTTCCTTCAGGAACTTGAGTACATCCATCTGCGTGAGCATCCGATAGCTCGACGCTGACTCCACGAGCTCGACCCCTGAAAGGTTCTCCATGTGGCTGTCTAGGGGCACCAGGGCTCGGTGTATGCCTTTGCTCAACACTTCCATACAATCTAGGATGCTGCGTATTTGTAGCGTAAGTCATGGGGATTAAATTTGTCTGATGAATTCAGTAATTCGTACCCAAAAGGTCCTTGACATTTTCCAACATTGGGATTTCGCAGGATATAATTACAGCTACAACTGATTAAAGGATCgcattttcctctttcgatTGAGATAATAAAGATCTTCGTAGCAACATGAATTATACAGCATCCTGAAATAACGATTGAGTTCATACACGTCAATTCCAATACAAGAAAGCGAAGTCAAACCGTCGTATCACCTTGTATTGGGGTTTAGAGTCCAGAGGCTGAGACCCTCAAGACAGTGTCCGATGATGTTAGACACCGGAACGGCCATCTTCTGAACGAGATCCGACGACCCGTCGCCACTGCCGCCGCCATTCACCCGGTCATCTCCGGCAATGTGGGCGAGTATATCGAGCATGGTTACCATCCCGATGTAATGCTTCCTGATGGTGCCCGTCTGCTTGTCGGACTCCATGATCATGGACCCACCCGCGCCGATCCACTGGCCGGGCGGGGCTGCCACCGGCACCGCCACCACGGTGTTCGCCACCAGGGCGTTCATGGTGTGGGCGAGCGACGCCGTGTAGGGGGCCTCCACAAGACGCCTCGAGTTGATGACTATGTCCTTCACTTTCTTGTCTCTCCAGGGCTGGTTTGGATCGGTCGCGAGTGGCTTGGGTGACGCGCTGCTGATCTCTGCCATCGTTTGCTTTGGGTTTGGTTTCTCTTTTGCAAAGCTACCGAACTTGTATACTGAGGACGTTAATTCGAGCATCGAAGGAGGACATGGTATATAAGTGCAAACGCAGACTGCCAAAGTTGTGTCACTTGGTACGTGTCGAGGCTTGGTTTAAGATGACTTGCATGGATGTGCACAGCTTTTGCCACGTAGCTTCGCATGGAAAATGAAACATTAGGGCTTGTCGGCACATGTCCCCAGAGATTTGAATTCGATCTTTCTTGTTAATGAATTTGAATTGGCCTAGTATCTACGTGTCTACATTAACCATTTCTACATTTAGGAAGCTTTTGTTAACTATCACGACGCTTGCTGTGAATCTCGAAATCACGAGAGTGACATATGGTAAGAGACTTGTCATGCATCCATCAGGAGCTGCACAATTTCTCCACATGGTGAAACTTCCGAAGCATAACATCATCCTCTTAAATGACAGTGGATCTCAAACAATGAAGATTTCTATCTTCTTTTCGCTCACTGAATAAGAAAAGACACTCGGTACTTGTAGAGAAAAAAGAGGGTACATGAAAGAATGCAGTTAAAACTGTTGAAAGCAGAATTTCTCTTTCATGAAGGACAGTCGGCCAGTATCCTCTCCCCGTAAAGGGTTTGGCATGAACCAAGGAGGAAAATGTACTCAACATTCTGCACTTACATTCTCGTCAGGTGTTACTATGTATATCTTCACTGTACGATGAGATTTGTATAAGTTTTTGTTTTGCTGTACTCCTGGTGAGTTCAAAGTTCTCAATCCTCATCTCCTAAGTATCTATGCTATGTCAAAATGTCTGTACCTTTTAGTCTCAATCCATGACTTGTATGAAGGGAAGTCCTTGTAAAGCCTCAAGAAAAACTATACACCAAGCGCTGCATCATTCTTACAGCTACTTTTGCCCTATTTACTTGGAGATGAGCAATGTCCCCGGGGCAGTTTGTGTGATTCAGACCTGGATGCTCTCTGGCCCGGAACCATTGCGGACAGGAGGAGCTGTGCCCCATTCCTGCTCCCATTCTGGAGGCTCCAGGACAATAACCTCGCCATTCGTGAGTCCCAGAGCAAACTGGTTAGGTTCAGAAGGGTGGGCAGCAACGACGACTGGAAATACGGGGGACCTATCATATAGCAGCATCAGTAATCGTAcaatttaaattgcaaaataggCGAGGTCTCGGATTTTTAAAGAACGCACCTGGAATTAGGAGGCAGATAAGAAGCGGCGCTGATCCAACACTTCAATTGGAGCGTTGAGGCGGTAAAGATGCCCACGCTTCCATCTTCGAAGCTTGTGTATATCGACATGCCATCACATGAATACATAGCATCTGTGATCGGTGCACCAGACTCCAGAGGAAACCACTGCACAAGAGAGGTACCTTAACCATATGTAAAGAACTTTTTATTGGATGATTGGATCTAATAAATGGAGATGCGTGTCACAGTGAGATCTCAAGCAAATAAAAGGAGAATTACCTTTTGGGGACACTTTGGGGTACACTTATGATCCCAAGAGTGCTATAATCAGCACATTTAACCGAAGCAAAGAAaagggggcaaaaaaaaaaaatcatcaaggaTGCGGGTAGTCACCTGATTATGACAATCCAACTTTGGAGCTTCATATATGGCTATTTGAGTCTCGTGAACAACAAGGAAGTGCCGTAGATTTTGGTGAAATAGCACACGCGTCTTCGCGAGGGTAAAGGACACATGCCAAGTTGGGATTTGCAAGAACTTACTGGCCTGGTTCTCCCACTTATCTATGCTCCATACACACAActgcaaaaggaaaattgaacGAATAAATCCAGCCAATCCCTTGTATTCAGCCAAAGTAAAGCTATGATTTTTAGTTCATATATGTAGCACCACTTAAAACGAGTAACGAAAAGCTAATAAATCATCACTCCAGACAGACAGCCACCTCACAAATTCAAGAGAAAAAGGTTCCGTTGGAGTCTTAGCTAGCACTGGAACAAGTACTTCAAGTTTCTGATTTTGACAACAAAATCCTAGATTGCCAATGTGGGTTTCTCTCAGTTGATGAAAGTCGCAGAGCTCCAGCTATAGGTAAGAGACtcgaaaaatagaaattaccTCAAAGATTCAGCCCCGTGTCCTATAAAGTTTGACCTCCTGGAATCTAAACTCATAATAATTTCAAAACTGCAAACCTATCATTTCAATGTCAAAGCAAAATGATGCAACCAAATCTATATTTCACCACTCTCTCTATGCCAACCGACCCACCCACAGCTCAAAGAGAGAACATACAAATTACTGCGCCACAAAGCACATgcacatgtgtgtgtgtgtgtgcgcgcgcgcgcgtgtgtgtgtgagagagagagagagagagagagagagtcaatcGACACCCATCGAAACACTATTCTCCATCATATCATAGAAGACATACCTGAGCATCAGCCCCTGATGACACAAGAACattcaaaatttcagaaaaggCAAGACCAGTTACTCTCTTTTGATGACCTTTAAATTTACTTTCAACCTACAAAGTGGTCACAAGAAGAAAATTCACATCTGACACTACAAAGTACGAAACTAGCAACCGTAATTTCTGATGAAGCCACATACCTCACTGACTCGGACATTGTAGATAAGGATGGAAGAATCCTCCATGCCTATGGCTATTATGTTATTGTCTCGAGGGTGGAACTCAAGGCACGTTGCTGCAGGGGGTGGTGGCATTAAAGTCGTCATTGTCtgcagccaaagaaaaaaaaaaagtggaacaAAAAGTGGGTATTCCCCTTCAGTTGAGAAAATTCAAACACAACACTATAATTTCTATAGTCAGTACCAAACCAAGAAACGATATTTCATAAGATGCCACACCTTAAATGTCATcatattgaaaagagaaattttccCTCCCGAAGTGGACAGTAGATAAGAGTCGTTCTTTGAAAGGGCAAAGCAGGGGTTGGCATCATCAAGAATTATGTTGCTTATATCATTTGTCATGATTATTCCACTGGAGGGTTGCCATAATTTTGGTTCGACAGCACAGGTTGCCTACAAAATTCAGGGCTTATCAAGTGGAAGATCAACAAATAAACATGCTAAGCAACTTTTTAAACACATGACATACCTTTCCCGAGGGATTAAACTCATCCTGTTGCCATTTCCAAAGTTTGTGCACAGCATTATTTGTTAAAGCAAGTATAGCACCTCCTGATCTTGTATATATCAGCCTAATGATCTGAAATATGAAGTATGAATCATTCTATCCATACACGGTTGTGATCAGATGTGCACATCAAGCATGCATGGATCTCACTGGTCTGTCAATATATATGATCATGCCAGTTCGCAAAATGTGAAACATAGAAAAAGGGGTCCCTATCTCTTGGTTAACCCTACAAGTATATCCAAGGAAGTAGCATAAAAAGGATGAATTCATATCTACAAAAAAGGAGATATTCTAAGTCGAGATGGGAGATAACTAAAGTCCTCTTAATTATCAGAAGTGATATTTGCCATATGAGTGAATCTTTGGGGAAGTAAAATAGGTTTCCCAAAATAGTAGCAAAAAGAACATACATCCAACAAAACCAAGCTCTCTGCTTATGCTGATGTCTGAAAATGACCAAACTCCCTTAAAAATAAGCAGACATTCATCCAAAAGGTAGATCAAACATTAAATCTACTAGATTCACAGAAAAGCTGAACCAACAAATAAATAACCTGACATTCAACCCAAAGGAGCCAAAAGGgaaagtaataaatatatataagaaatgcAAATTCCGATGAGGTCCCCAGAAGAGCTAATACATACTCTCGTTGGGAGCAGCCTATCTGGAAGCCGTAAAGACTGAAACTTAGACTGTTCATCATATTCCTTTAGCTTCCAGGCTTGAGAATTCTCTAATTCACCATTGGTTCTTGTTTTGACATCTGAAAAGTTTTCGAATCGCCATTCTGCAAATTTTGGGTATTAGTGCAGATAAATGAGAAAGCAGATAAATGACAATACAGATCTGacataaattaatgagaaattaAAGAGTTTACAATGACCTACTCAAAATCACCGTGCTCTCAATATTAGAACCTTGAATTTTTTACTTTCAATGGGGGAAGTATGTTCTTACCATTCCAAATATTGAAGGTGCCGGGGAGTGTCTACCAATGCTTGTTCCAGCTGCTGAACTGGAAGCAGCCAAAGACGCCATTGTAGGACCCTGCATGATGAAACTGCCTAAATACAATGGCTTAAATGTGGGTCAGTAGAAGAAATATAAAACTCACCCTACCTTTGCTGCGGTCTTAAGTTTAGATGCATCCAGCACACGACTTCCATTGGAATGAAGAAGGTGCACAACTTTATCATTTGCAAGTATTTTGACAGCATTCTCCTTGTGGAGACAGCCAAAAGTAAACCTTCTCTATTAAATTTTATGCAAGGAGTAACCTAAAAGAGATTTTGAGATTGTCAAATGAACAAACTTCTAACTccctttccaaaaaaaatcctGGCGTATTAAATTACATAAAGGGCGACCTTAGCAAGCATACCGGTAAACCACCCTCTGCATCAATTGTTGTCAAGACATTATTGCTGTCCATATCCCAAATTTTAATCAGAAATTCATCACCAGCAGCTAAGAATCGGTTCTTAACTGTATCAAATTGGACAACCCCGCCCGAACACTTTCCTAGGCCATGATAAGCTCGTTTTATGGCCCCCTCACTTTCAACCCACTCAACAAGGTAAGATTCCCCTTCCTTGTTAGTCCCACATGAAAAAACCCTGCCAAACACGTAAACAGAGGGAAGAAATATTAAAAGGACTTGACGAACTTGCGTATCTGATCATAGAGCAAAGCATACATTACAGGGAAGAACAACCACAGAAGAGAGGTACCTTGTCCCATCAGCAGAGTACATTATTTTTGTGCAAGAACGGCCAGGAGCGTCAATATCAAGTCTAGGACCCATGTTATCGTACAACCATACCTTAATTCTCCCATTAACTGTTGTTGAAAAGATGAACTAGGGAAGAAAACACATAATCAAGGGTAAGAAAGCCAGACTAGAAGAAAGTAAAAGGTCCTGAAAGTGCTTGCTAAAGAAAGAAAGTTTTGAGGAACCAATCCTAATACACACTTCTATTTGCAAAATCTTGCCCCCTGTGCAATTATTTTCTCTGAAGGCAGAAATAGAGTTGATACCTGAAAATCATTTCTGTAATGGGGGCACACCGAGTAAACAGATGATTCATGACCTTCAAAAATGAATTGTCTACTGCCAGTAATAGCACTCCACACCTAGACGACGAAAATTTTTTAGGACAG of the Eucalyptus grandis isolate ANBG69807.140 chromosome 10, ASM1654582v1, whole genome shotgun sequence genome contains:
- the LOC104424186 gene encoding SNF1-related protein kinase regulatory subunit gamma-like PV42a, yielding MNALVANTVVAVPVAAPPGQWIGAGGSMIMESDKQTGTIRKHYIGMVTMLDILAHIAGDDRVNGGGSGDGSSDLVQKMAVPVSNIIGHCLEGLSLWTLNPNTSILDCMEVLSKGIHRALVPLDSHMENLSGVELVESASSYRMLTQMDVLKFLKEHNSGTAAILSRSVEELGAINRNVYAITDRTRVIEAIKCMRAALLNAVPIVESGALEEEDHSQLVIGRGRKLIGTFSATDLRRCHVSEQRPWLSATALEFTESISPSPLYSASSEGVPPRELVTCRDDTTLAEVMDKAVNKHVHRVWVVDHQGSLAGLVSLTDMIRVLRAALLSA
- the LOC104423180 gene encoding palmitoyl-monogalactosyldiacylglycerol delta-7 desaturase, chloroplastic — encoded protein: MGLLQANPKPFLLAPRRLPIRSSTHPTSFSNRQKLNLNLHPPIQHNALRKFAVPNSLPGKNRTSRLNAAAGFVGASEPEATSGGRILLSDVVVKRKRRVFSGRKWSSLDIGTAGVVLAMHLLSLLAPFYFSWSALWVAVSLYVVTGLFGITLSFHRNLSHRSFKLSKWLEYLFAYCGTLALQGNPIDWVSTHRYHHQYCDSERDPHSPLEGFWFSHTSWLFDTDSIVQRCGGPNNVGDLQKQPFYRFLQSTYIAHPIALAVLLYALGGVPFLVWGMGVRIVWVYHITWLVNSACHVWGKQAWNTGDLSRNNWWVAVLAFGEGWHNNHHAFEYSARHGLEWWQLDMTWYVVRLLQVLGLATDVKLPNEAQKQRLALNMGTAS
- the LOC104423181 gene encoding LOW QUALITY PROTEIN: topless-related protein 4 (The sequence of the model RefSeq protein was modified relative to this genomic sequence to represent the inferred CDS: inserted 2 bases in 2 codons; deleted 2 bases in 1 codon), producing MSSSLSSSSSLGKELVLLVLQFLNEENFEETAHRLEKESGCFFSMKYFEDIVTNGELDEVEKYLSGFTKFDDNRYSTKIFFEIKKQKYLEALDRRDDAKAAKILRNDLKAFSTYNEELFKEMAMLLSLHDFREVEQLSSYRDSKNARTLMLNELKRLVEANPVLRDKLQFPCSENSRLRALINQSLNWQHQMCNSPKPDPEIKTLFVDHTCGTSNGDLAPPPVMNPLLSCTPKFGGFSAPFPFFQLAPGPAAPMASLAGWRANPSITPQPTVSGRPIAIPSPRPAASVIKRLRTPPYSPVTDDEHISKRSRPIGIFNEVNHPAVLRSSDDLPKTVVCNLNQGAAVKSMDFHPVQQTVLLVGTNVGDIRIWEVVSREMLFXRSFKIWDIGACSENLQASLATEYTASVNRIVWSPDGDLFGVAYSKHMAQIYSYRGGNIQNYLEVDAHVGYVSDLAFSQVKEQLYFVTCGEDRTVKVWSAITGSRQFIFEGHESSVYSVCPHYRNDFQFIFSTTVNGRIKVWLYDNMGPRLDIDAPGRSCTKIMYSADGTRVFSCGTNKEGESYLVEWVESEGAIKRAYHGLGKCSGGVVQFDTVKNRFLAAGDEFLIKIWDMDSNNVLTTIDAEGGLPVTPCIKFNREGLLLAVSXKENAVKILANDKVVHLLHSNGSRVLDASKLKTAAKGPTMASLAASSSAAGTSIGRHSPAPSIFGMNGDSKTFQMSKQEPGELENSQAWKLKEYDEQSKFQSLRLPDRLLPTRIIRLIYTRSGGAILALTNNAVHKLWKWQQDEFNPSGKATCAVEPKLWQPSSGIIMTNDISNIILDDANPCFALSKNDSYLLSTSGGKISLFNMMTFKTMTTLMPPPPAATCLEFHPRDNNIIAIGMEDSSILIYNVRVSEVESKFKGHQKRVTGLAFSEILNVLVSSGADAQLCVWSIDKWENQASKFLQIPTWHVSFTLAKTRVLFHQNLRHFLVVHETQIAIYEAPKLDCHNQWFPLESGAPITDAMYSCDGMSIYTSFEDGSVGIFTASTLQLKCWISAASYLPPNSRSPVFPVVVAAHPSEPNQFALGLTNGEVIVLEPPEWEQEWGTAPPVRNGSGPESIQV